One window from the genome of Helicobacter pylori encodes:
- a CDS encoding YkgJ family cysteine cluster protein, producing MQDFDFSFNPKACEGCGAKCCVGESGYIFLNIQEMQQISAFLKLELEEFSQKYVKKVGYKFSLLEKDAKELGLACVFLDLETKKCQIYSVRPKQCQTFPFWESVKTFSKEQKEAFCQSCPGITQKTKETKVR from the coding sequence ATGCAAGATTTTGATTTCAGTTTTAATCCTAAGGCATGCGAGGGTTGTGGGGCAAAGTGTTGCGTGGGGGAAAGCGGGTATATTTTTTTGAATATCCAAGAAATGCAACAAATTAGCGCTTTTTTAAAATTAGAACTAGAAGAATTCAGTCAAAAATACGTTAAAAAGGTGGGGTATAAGTTCTCTTTATTAGAAAAAGACGCTAAAGAGTTGGGTTTGGCGTGCGTGTTTTTGGATTTAGAAACCAAAAAATGCCAGATTTATAGCGTGCGCCCTAAGCAATGCCAAACTTTTCCTTTTTGGGAGAGCGTGAAAACTTTCTCTAAAGAGCAAAAAGAAGCTTTTTGCCAAAGCTGTCCGGGCATCACACAAAAAACCAAAGAAACTAAAGTGCGCTAA
- a CDS encoding tetratricopeptide repeat protein encodes MDIQIKKRFLANILLFSLFSCLKAETLSEDHQILLSSDAFHRGDFAAAQKGYMNLYKQTNKVVYAKEAAISAASLGDIKTAMHLAMLYQKITNNRNDVSINKILVDGYAQMGQIDKAIELLHKIRKEEKTIATDNVLGTLYLTQKRLDRAFPLLNKFYNQVHDEDSLEKLITIYFLQNRKKEGLDLLQSHIDRYGCSEQLCQKALNTFTQFNELDLAKTTFARLYEKNPIVQNAQFYIGVLILLKEFDKAQKIAELFPFDRRLLLDLYTAQKKFDQASKQASLIYQEKKDPKFLGLEAIYHYESLSANKKKLTKEEMLPIIQKLEQATKERQQILAKTKDKEDAQDAFFYNFLGYSLIDYDMDIKRGMDFVRKALALDSGSVLYLDSLAWGYYKLGNCLEAKKIFSSIAKESIQAEPELKEHNKIIQECKK; translated from the coding sequence ATGGATATTCAAATAAAGAAAAGGTTTTTAGCAAATATATTGCTTTTTAGCTTGTTTTCTTGCCTTAAGGCTGAAACCCTTTCAGAAGATCATCAAATCCTGTTGAGTTCAGACGCTTTCCATAGAGGGGATTTTGCTGCCGCTCAAAAAGGCTATATGAATCTCTATAAGCAAACCAATAAGGTGGTGTATGCTAAAGAAGCGGCCATTTCAGCGGCGAGCTTAGGGGACATTAAAACCGCTATGCATTTAGCCATGCTCTATCAAAAAATCACCAATAATCGTAACGATGTTTCTATCAATAAGATTTTAGTGGATGGCTATGCGCAAATGGGGCAGATTGATAAGGCGATTGAACTATTACACAAAATCCGTAAAGAAGAAAAGACCATAGCCACAGACAATGTGTTAGGGACTTTGTATTTGACTCAAAAGCGTTTGGATAGGGCTTTCCCGTTGTTGAATAAGTTTTATAACCAAGTGCATGATGAAGACAGCCTAGAAAAACTCATTACGATCTATTTTTTGCAAAACCGCAAAAAAGAAGGCTTGGATTTGTTGCAATCCCATATAGACAGGTATGGTTGCTCAGAGCAATTGTGCCAAAAAGCGCTCAACACTTTCACGCAATTTAACGAGCTTGATTTGGCTAAAACGACTTTTGCTCGTTTGTATGAAAAAAACCCTATTGTTCAAAACGCCCAATTTTACATAGGGGTATTAATCTTGTTAAAAGAGTTTGATAAGGCCCAGAAAATCGCAGAATTATTCCCTTTTGATAGGCGTTTGTTGCTAGACTTATACACTGCACAAAAGAAATTTGATCAAGCTTCCAAACAGGCTTCTTTGATCTATCAAGAAAAAAAAGACCCTAAATTTTTAGGGTTAGAGGCGATTTATCATTATGAAAGCTTGAGCGCGAATAAGAAAAAACTCACCAAAGAAGAGATGCTACCCATTATTCAAAAATTAGAGCAAGCCACCAAAGAGCGTCAGCAAATACTCGCTAAAACCAAAGATAAAGAAGACGCGCAAGACGCTTTCTTTTATAATTTCTTAGGGTATTCCTTAATAGATTATGACATGGATATTAAAAGGGGCATGGATTTTGTGAGAAAAGCCTTAGCCTTAGATTCTGGATCAGTGCTTTATTTGGATTCTTTAGCATGGGGTTATTACAAATTGGGGAATTGCTTGGAGGCTAAAAAAATTTTTTCTAGCATCGCTAAAGAGTCTATCCAAGCCGAACCCGAATTAAAAGAGCACAATAAGATCATTCAAGAATGCAAGAAATAG
- a CDS encoding indole-3-glycerol phosphate synthase — MQEIGILENLQKSLALKEGMLSYEMLGKSLSYNPYLPRVIPQTKDCVFVTPDEVLEKLLKENTHTDCVIVNFKGLYEIGAPSVFDLEVLGLLRRHANSLIVHEDFFISHYQLLESLVQGSDGVILDEELLKEDLKGMVEFSWRLGLSVFVETHKQDYTHLKDLGVLGVLENSPHSYNQKKIVFLD; from the coding sequence ATGCAAGAAATAGGGATTTTAGAAAATTTACAAAAAAGCTTAGCCTTAAAAGAGGGCATGCTTTCTTATGAAATGTTAGGTAAAAGCCTGTCGTATAACCCTTACTTGCCTAGAGTTATTCCTCAAACCAAAGATTGTGTTTTTGTAACCCCTGATGAGGTTTTAGAAAAGCTTTTGAAAGAAAACACCCACACCGATTGCGTCATTGTCAATTTCAAAGGATTATACGAAATAGGCGCTCCAAGCGTGTTTGATTTAGAAGTTTTAGGGTTATTGCGCCGCCATGCGAACTCTTTGATAGTCCATGAGGATTTTTTCATCAGCCATTACCAGCTTTTAGAATCGCTTGTTCAAGGCTCTGATGGGGTCATTTTAGACGAAGAGCTTTTGAAAGAAGATTTAAAGGGCATGGTAGAATTTTCTTGGCGTTTGGGCTTGAGCGTGTTTGTAGAAACCCACAAACAAGACTACACCCATTTAAAAGATTTAGGGGTTTTAGGCGTGTTGGAAAATAGCCCCCATTCTTATAATCAAAAAAAAATAGTCTTTTTAGATTGA
- a CDS encoding YfhL family 4Fe-4S dicluster ferredoxin — translation MSLLVNDECIACDACREECPSEAIEEGDPIYNIDPDRCTECYGYDDDEPRCVSVCPVDAILPDPNNAESKEELKYKYEILKEQD, via the coding sequence ATGTCATTATTGGTGAATGATGAATGCATTGCGTGCGATGCTTGCAGAGAAGAATGCCCTAGTGAGGCGATTGAAGAGGGCGATCCCATTTATAATATTGATCCAGACAGATGCACGGAGTGTTATGGGTATGATGATGATGAGCCTCGTTGCGTGAGCGTATGCCCTGTAGATGCGATTTTACCGGATCCTAACAATGCAGAGAGCAAAGAGGAATTGAAATACAAATACGAAATCTTAAAAGAGCAAGATTAA
- a CDS encoding Ppx/GppA family phosphatase, translated as MAKITTVIDIGSNSVRLAVFKKTSQFGFYLLFETKSKVRISEGCYAFNGILQEIPMQRAVKALSEFKEIALKYKSKKILCVATSAVRDAPNRLEFVARVKKACGLQIKIIDGQKEALYGGIACANLLHKNSGITIDIGGGSTECALIEKGKIKDLISLDVGTIRIKEMFLDKDLDVKTAKAFIQKEVSKLPFKHKNAFGVGGTIRALSKVLMKRFDYPIDSLHGYEIDAHKNLAFIEKIVTLKEDQLRLLGVNEERLDSIRSGALILLVVLEHLKTSLMITSGVGVREGVFLSDLLRHHYHKFPPNINPSLISLKDRFLPHEKHSQKVKKECVKLFEALSPLHKIDEKYLFHLKIAGELASMGKILSVYLAHKHSAYFILNALNYGFSHQDRAIICLLAQFSHKKIPKDNAIAHMSAMMPSLLTLQWLSFILSLAENLCLTDNHYLKYTLEKNKLVIHSDDALYLAKEMLPKLVKPIALMIEFA; from the coding sequence ATGGCTAAAATCACAACCGTGATTGATATAGGCTCTAATTCAGTGCGTTTGGCTGTCTTTAAAAAGACGAGCCAGTTTGGGTTTTACTTGCTTTTTGAGACTAAGTCTAAGGTTAGGATTTCAGAGGGCTGTTATGCGTTTAATGGAATCTTACAAGAAATCCCCATGCAACGAGCCGTTAAAGCCTTGAGCGAATTTAAAGAAATCGCCCTCAAATACAAAAGTAAAAAAATCTTGTGCGTGGCGACCTCAGCGGTGCGCGATGCCCCTAATCGGTTAGAGTTTGTAGCGAGGGTGAAAAAGGCTTGCGGTTTGCAAATCAAAATCATTGATGGGCAAAAAGAAGCGCTCTATGGCGGGATCGCGTGCGCGAATTTGTTGCATAAAAATTCAGGGATCACGATAGATATTGGAGGGGGTAGCACCGAGTGCGCGTTGATTGAAAAAGGCAAGATTAAGGACTTAATCTCGCTTGATGTTGGCACGATTCGCATTAAAGAAATGTTTTTAGACAAAGACTTAGATGTCAAAACCGCTAAAGCCTTTATCCAAAAAGAGGTTTCTAAACTGCCCTTTAAGCATAAAAACGCCTTTGGGGTGGGGGGGACGATCAGAGCGTTGAGTAAGGTATTGATGAAACGCTTTGATTACCCTATTGATTCTTTGCATGGTTATGAAATAGATGCGCATAAAAATTTAGCGTTCATTGAAAAGATTGTTACGCTCAAAGAAGATCAATTACGGCTTTTGGGGGTGAATGAAGAGCGTTTGGATAGTATTAGGAGTGGGGCGTTGATTTTACTAGTCGTTTTGGAGCATTTAAAAACTTCTTTGATGATCACCAGCGGTGTAGGGGTGAGAGAAGGCGTGTTTTTAAGCGATTTATTGCGCCACCATTACCATAAATTCCCCCCCAATATCAACCCCTCTCTAATCTCTTTAAAAGATCGCTTTTTACCCCATGAAAAGCACAGCCAAAAGGTCAAAAAAGAATGCGTGAAATTGTTTGAAGCCTTATCGCCTTTGCATAAAATAGATGAAAAATACCTTTTCCATTTAAAGATTGCAGGGGAATTAGCGAGCATGGGTAAGATTTTAAGCGTCTATTTAGCCCACAAGCACAGCGCGTATTTTATTTTAAACGCTTTGAATTATGGCTTTAGCCACCAGGATAGAGCGATCATTTGCCTATTGGCGCAATTCAGCCATAAAAAAATCCCTAAAGACAACGCTATCGCCCACATGAGCGCGATGATGCCAAGCCTTTTAACCTTACAATGGCTGAGTTTCATCCTTTCTTTAGCTGAAAATCTGTGCCTGACAGACAACCACTATCTAAAATACACGCTAGAAAAAAACAAGCTTGTGATCCATTCTGATGATGCGCTTTACTTGGCTAAAGAGATGCTCCCTAAACTCGTTAAGCCCATTGCTTTGATGATAGAGTTTGCTTGA